Genomic window (Nymphaea colorata isolate Beijing-Zhang1983 chromosome 1, ASM883128v2, whole genome shotgun sequence):
GCTGATACACACCAAAGTTGGCATTGGTTCGCCTTTCAAGGCTTGAAGAAACCAATGCCAACTTGTGCTCGGCTAGAAACCAGTCCACATGAAGGTTAGGGTTGAAATTCAATTGAATATCTAAAATTGAACCAAATTTATGACTGGGGAGCTTGCAGGGGCCATGCGCACACCTCCCCCTTCCCTccctttcaatttctttttttaaattttgtatgcAAATTTTTACTTAACctaaacaaaaatttgaaataattatatttcacctcttgtcaaaattttaaaaatataactCATCCCCCCTAAAAGGGCCCCAAAAGAGCCCCCATTGTTATCTGTGAGTGAGAGGTTGACAATCCACCCCTATAAAGAGGCATAAAACAACtgtttttgaataaaaaaattacaaataggTGCCTACTAATGTGCCAGTATCAAACAACTGCCCAATCTTTCAAAATAATCAAGACACTTAACTTTTGCATCTGATTCTTAAAAAACCGTCTTCTCgtacaaaatattaaaaaaaaagggagactATAACATCCTCCTCAAACAAAGTTCAAAAGAGTAGGAAGTGAATCGACCGGCTTTAAAGATTAGAAACTCGGGATTTTCACTGAATAGACCTTGACGTATAACCCGCTCTTCTAGCCTCAACTGGAAagagatcaaatttgaattcgaagCAATGGATGTCTTGTAATTCAATGATTTTGATTCCTGTTCGTTCCACcaattaaaatcaaatttggcCCAATCTTTTACTAAATAAAAGAATTGAGCCCGAACCAACTCAAGAATGAGGCTCccatgcatttgcatatatCAATATGTACATACGTATGCTATGCAGTATGTAAGAAAGatctaaaattaaaatcttcTCTTTAAAACTAAAGAGTTCAATCTTTTTATTGTTGGATCCATAATAAACCCATGGATCCTCGGGATTGACGGATCATTTGATATTCTCTAATTCTAGATTATAGATCAAGCTAAGGGTCACAATCCCGTATTTCATGTTTCAATAAAAACTAATATTAATAATATGTACAAAATTTCTTAAGAGGAGGGAACAGCCAAGGGCAACCGACTCTCGCCGGCTAGTGACGACCCAGCGATCGTTGCCGTCCGATAATAGGATGGGAGCAGGCACGGTAATCCCTCGCTGAACGACAAGGGTGTGagtcttatttatttttattttttttttaaatggtggtttttgtctttctcttggttaatttaatatttttaatgaaaaaaaaagcaaggttTTCGTCAATGATGAATTTCAGATGTGGGTCGGAAGTTTGATATTGGCGCCGGCTGCGTTATTTTTAGGCGCCTATttgcaatttcttctttctttagtaAATGTAACCTTAAGCTGCAAAACAAAATCCTGGGAAGTCCAGGAGAGAGGAGTTACCCACGGCTAAAGCCATGGCTAAAACCATTTTCTTGATGACCAAATCCGTCATCGGTATCATGTTAGGAGATGGATAAATCCATCAATAATTTCTGATATTAGGTATTTAGGAGACTGTGGACCGTGGCTGAAAGGTTTTTAATGATGGCTAAATCTGTCGCCAGCATTGTGTTCGGTGACGGACGAATGGGTAACTAATTGTTGGTATTCGGCAATGGTTTTGGAACGTCTATCGTAGGTTGGAACAGATCACAGGTAAACACTTGTATCAAGCGAATGAGTTCGAGCGTCAGGTACGGCCTATAatgtgatttggatttggattaaaagtcggattcatgCATCTGTTAAAAATTCATTGGATTCTGATTATGAATTTTAATTTTGggtttgatatttttctttctctgaatttgaatctgaattcatatCTGAAATATAGATATCTGAAAAAACTGATATGGTAAAATATACATCTGATTTagatatgatccattgacatcacCACCTAAAGATCTAATTGCCGATAAATAAGATGAGCCAGATCCAACTAAATGATTTGAACCTGCTCCGGTCATTGATCCATTTACATCCGTGTTACCTAGGCCGGGTCAACAGATCGAATGCACCTAATACCAAACATGGTTAGTAACAAATATAATCATATTTTCCATTCCTAAATTGGATCTAAATGCAAAATAATCTGAATTATTAAGGCCGCAACTGTGTCTGAACTTGAATGCAAATGGTAATTCTAGTACATCCGAGTCTAAAATCACCCACATGATCTACACTAGATAGGGATGACAAGATTTGAACGGGGTTAGTTAACAGACATACTCCTCAATAAACCGGGTTAGGCTCAATCCAAGCCGGACCAAGGGCGGTTAGGGCTAGGACAGGCCACACCAGTCCAAATGAATTTGCAGCTAGAGATGTTAACAAATCGGATTTGAATTAAATATATACTTAATCATAtctactttttcagatattcgcatatttaaatttgaacccaaattcaaatacaaatgaagaaaacccatGTTTGAATCTCAGTCTAAAATCTGATTGAATGaaccaaatccaacttttaaattcacatccaaatccaaattttaggCAGAGTTTGGCcggttttcaaaatataagggTATTAGGtgtatgatatttatttaaaactacaTTCGATTTGAATTCGAACCCGAATTCGAATTTGATTATAtaattatgtatatttgaatacGAATCTGATTGAATGCCATTtgttaaatctgaatccagtcctttttcttaatcagatattaattgaATGGTTCGATCGGGTATCCCATCCAAATGAGATATGTTGACATCCTTGTTTGCAGCTTACATACTGCCAAGTTCAGTAATTGCTTTCTAACTAGCTTGGGTGCATCTTCTTTGAAATGCTTGATGTTAGAAAGCTCGACCCATGTATAAGAAATTGTGCATGAGGGtatgaaatgaccaaaatatccttgGTCAATAAATAGGATAGCCCCTCATACAAGGacaaaaaagagagtgaaaaaacatgtttaaaaagGAGTTCCATTCAATTATATGCGAAacgtttatttattttctcgTTGACATCTTCACTGTTAATGAAAGCAACGGGTGGTGATGATGTCATAATGGCCAACCactgcatacatatatatatatatatataagagaaggAATGTCAATGGTTCGATGGCTTGACGGCCTTCTACTTACTACATTACATGATTGATCAATGGAGATGTCAAAAGGTCGTTCCCACTCTCCAGCTTCAGAGTTTCATCTTATCCGTCCTCATCGGATCTCCACTCAATCGACTCAAGCTTGTCCTTGGGCTTCGATCTGACACTTAAAGTTGCATACCAATCTGATAGGTATAAGATTTCACATTTGTTTGTGGGATTTTAGATTATGATCTAAACATAGAATTCATACCAGATACCTTTTCTTTGCCAGATCCAACTAAGAGAGTCCAGTTTGTTTGTCACAATGCATTTTCCAATGTGTCGgcagctttctctctctctctctctctctctctctctctctctctatatatatatatatatatatatatatatatatatatatatatatatatatatatatatatatatatatatatatatatatatatatatatatatgacggtCTGTCGCCGTCCATATTTTGGTAGTTGATTATTATACGCAAAGGCAAAAGGTAGATAGGCAATGAGCCCAAATTGTTTGGACTTTGGTGGGGAGAAAGATATATGCaccttatataaaaaatataaagtttttaTGGGCTGCAAACAtatcggatttgaattggatatattCTTAAAGATATATATCCCTTGTAAGGATGTTCAatggttttggatttgaatgtgaAGGAAGGTAGGTTCTATATGAAactcacaatccaaatccgattgtTCAATTCGCATGTGAATCTGACTACTACTTTTAAACAATGTCCGAATTGCATTACAATATGTTAAAAAACTGGATTAGACAtttaatataagatatttatttaaaacttttgTTACTTACTACAAAAGATCGATAGAATCATGTACACATCAGcacttaattaattaaatacGCACCTTCCTGAAAACGTCAAGTcatcacaaataaaaaaaaaattctccgatttttttatcatttttttgatATATCTCAATTTACATAAAACGACAGAGTGCCTTTCGTAAATGCACTTGAGCTGGAGCGCACCTGTGGGTGTCGGTTTCGCTGCTTGTTTTTCCGTTCGTCTTAAAACTTTCCGGGTAACTGCTGCATGTGAACTCTTGCATAAAACCGGTAAGTTGACAAAATAAATTGCTGCCGACGTTACTCGTCATCAGAAactccaaaaatgaaaatgaagaagaagaaaagattcTTCTCCATCGGCTACTCCCCAAGAAAAGATATgagattaaagaaaagaaagtaacTCGATTCGATTCGAGAGAAGGAAGCTAGTGAGAGAGATTGCCCGGGTTGGGAATTTCGAAACAGTCAAAACTTGGCTGGAATCTGACGTTACCGGCGTCCATAAACTCGCACAGAGACTCTCAATTGCACACATAACAGGGAAGTACGtccttgaaaattttaaaaactttcagTCTTTCAATAGTTTATTTGATAAATCTCAAGCCCAGAATGAATAATGCATCTGCTATGATTCATCTACCAAGAAAGAAAACGATCTTCTTTATGAGCAACATATGATTATTGAATCTTTTAGGCTGTTGATTTATTAAGTCCTCGTAAAGAATTACATATGCATCCAAAGCAAGCGGCGTAAAACGCTGGTTCCTGTGAATTAATCATATGGAACATTGCTATGATAAATCAATCTGTACGATGACTTTGTCGacaacttctttctttctttcgccatctctttctctctctagaaaatTGAGAAATTCCATAAATTTCAGTTTTTCAACGTTTATGAGCTAATATGTCAGGTGCATGTCATTTTTAAATGTAATATAacgctttctttttctcctccctGCAACCAATCACATGGGGACATGATCGTAAAAATGCATAAGCGTCAGTCTCACCATTCTTGGCTTTTGCCTCGCTCCCAACTACGCACACAGCTAATGCCAGCAATCCTCCAGGGCCCCACACTCCCCTCCATTAAAAccccccttcttcttcttcctcttctcagtCGTAACCACCGCCATAAACCacaagcagcagcagcagcagcagagagAATGGCGTCGCCATCCAGCTCTTCgcctctcctcttcctctccctctgcCTCTCTGCTGCGCTCCTCTTCTCCGGCGCTTCTGCCACGACCAACATAACCGGAATCCTCTCGAAGGCCGGCCAATTCTCGGTGTTGATCCAGCTTCTTAACACCACACAGGTGGGAATTCAGCTCACCAACGAGATCAACAACTCGTACCAGGGCATGACCCTCTTCGCCCCCAATGACGGCGCCTTCAACAGCCTTGAATCCGGTTTCCTCAATAACCTCACGCAGGAGAACCAGGTTAAACTTCTTATGTTCCACGTCCTCTCCAAGTTCTACACCTGGGATGACTTCAGGAGCATCAGCAACCCTGTGATCACTCAGGCATCCGGATCTGACGGCCCTTATGGCCTGAAGTTCACATACATCTCTAACCAGCAAGTGAATGTCAGCAGCGACGCCGTCACCACCACGTTCACGAATGCCGTCAACTTGACAAAGCCGCTGGCCATATACGAGATCAGCAAGGTTCTGTATCCCAAGGACAAATTCAATGCACCCCTTGCACCAGCTTCGTCGCCATCGGAACAGAATGCTACAACTAAAGCTGGGGCACCCTCTAGTGTTACATCATCTAAGGGTTCATCGTCCGATTCTTCAAAGTCAGCAGCTGCCAGCGTTCGTGGGCAGTGGAGTAATTTCATGGGGAGTCTGTTCGCAGTCGTGGGGATGGCCTGCATCGGCTTCATGATTTGAATGTAGAGTCCTGCTACGGAGGTCTGAGCATCGTGTGTATGGAATATTgtggctttcttttttttttgtttctgtgtTCCCTTTCTTGAGCTTCTTGTAGCCTTCGCCATTCATTGATTTGCAATATACATCTCTTTGTGGTACCATCTTCAGATTAATGTGCTTTCTTCACGTTCGTCCCATTGGGGTGGCTTTAATCTGTGCAGATCTCTGAGATTGCTACTGCAAATCTctctgtcactctctctctctctttctcttcgtgTGAAAAGCCTTGGGCACCTTCTTGACAAAAATGTATTACCGTAACATACACAGAGATATTCAGTGAAAAGAAGGGATATCCTCTGGCTTGTCCTGTTTTTCACTCACCCCCGTGTGCTCATGGCTGGTTCTTAACGATCCCACCTAAAACCAAATGCAGTATCTGCAGATCCATGCAAGAGTTTAAGCAGGTAACTTCTTCAGTGAATGAAGGCACTCACTGGTTTTTTACTGACCTGCAGAAATGTTAccaattttcattatttcaatAGAAGGCACTCACTGGTTTTTTACTGACCTGCAGAAATGTTAccaattttcattatttcaatACAAGGCACTCACTGGTTTTTTACTGACCTGCAGAAATGTTAccaattttcattatttcaatACAAGGCACTCACTGGTTTTTTACTGACCTGCAGAAATGTTAccaattttcattatttcaatACAAGGCACTCACTGGTTTTTTACTGACCTGCAGAAATGTTaccaattttcattattttaataCGGCCTCGGTATAATAAGCGAAAAACAAGGGGACCTGTCTTCGTTAGGCTCTCATAAACCGACGGCAGATTATACAATTGATGCATGCTAGGCAAGATCTTTTATGAATGGCATGTGAAGAAGCATCAACGTGATTGAAAAAGTTGGCACCAGTTTAGCAGGGACCGTCATGGATGCCAGACTGTTTCCTTGTCAGAGAGAACTAACCACATGGGAGTCAGCACCAAAAGGATGGCGAGTGCCATATTTAGATGATAATTTCCCAGACAGAAAATAATGTATGACTCGCCAGGTCAGGATGAACAGTAGAGAAAGAAAACGAGAAAACATCAACTGAGTTTGTCATCTTCACATGACACAGGATctgtaaaaacttttcaaagttaGGTCTCTCCCTCTGCAACTAACCGCAACAGCATCATTTAGTTTATGGGTTCTTCTAGCGAAGAAGTATATTCAGTAAGTTACACACTGTACAGATGGATAGGACTGAAACAGGCTGCTGGTTGgtgtattttcaattttgttaagcgacaaaagggaaaaagaattgTGGGTGGTTGATAATGAGATCACAGAGACTAACGCCTAGCAAAGGATGTGGGCCTCCATGTGGGTAGGGCCAGACTTTCCCAATTTGCAGGCTTTAGCTGTGAGGCCGCTGTTTCAATGTCTAGCATATTGTGTGATGCTCATCGTTTTCTCGACTCAACatctttttgatatattttctgGTGGTAGTGCTCAAATTCACAGATGTTGGCTCTTATCTTATTTTTGAACCTTAGCACccaactttttttgttttctcgtTCTTTCATTCCTCTTTATTGTGGTGTGAAATTTCCAATGTATGTCAGCTACTACATAGTTTCATCTTGTAAACACAAGGAAAGTTGATGTATGCCGCTCGAATTGGTGGTGGCGGCCTACCAGCTTCATCATAATGCGCAAAATCCCTTCACAGTGAGATGCCACTCTATTATTTGTCGTTAATGCTGTGAAAAGTCTTAATCATTGGGGATATAGAATGTGGATTTATAGATGCCCATTAGCTATAGGTTGTGGCAATATGGTGGTACAGTAAGGCAAGTTGGCATCTGCCAAGCAAGGTTAGAAATAAGGGGCCATCTTATAAAATGACTGTAGATGCTTGACTTTTTCTGAAGATATTATGCTTAGTTGTTAGACCCGCTACTGTTATAAAATTGATCTGGAGGTGTCGGCTCCAAACGAATTAGTAGGGTTCAATTATGAGCCAATATATGGGGTTTGATCCCACATGTCAGTCAGACATTGTTCCatctttttaattatttttcaaatatttttaagatcctttttattgttaaatATTGTTTTTCGTTTATCAGTTCatttgttattaaaaataacaaattgtagTTCATATACGGAAATATCTTCAATAATGCGTGTCATGATCGGTGCATTTGTTGTTTAGTTTCTTGTTTATTGTAATGAGGGTCAGTATACGGTTTTagggatttctttttcttcttcttttttgggtgATGAATTCAAACAAATCTGCGTTGCCAAGTACATAAATTATTTGAATTCAATACATTTACATCCGCAAaatttgatcttcttttttaaTTGTTCACAATAATGCGCCTGCCTTGTTGGCGATGAAAGGGATATCCTGTTTTCCATATTCCTACGATTATTTTTACATTCTTCGTAACTAATTCAGAGCTACCCCTTGCATTAACAGCTGTTTCtggaaaatattttaatttaattcgcgaaagaaaatgtcatttttttctcgCATCAATAATGgctgaagaaaataaaacagtAAAATTTATATGTGAAAAATCAGCCAAACAAAATCTCAACACGTAAAATACATGCAGAATCAAAATCTTTATTCTTTACATGTGCATAAAAGAAAACTCTCAATGATGTAAGAAAAGATCTGTGAAGAAGAGACATCTTGGTTGTTTTATATTAACCATAGTTTAATCTCATCTCCAGACCTGGTTTTAAACCTATTTATGGTTTAATGAGGGCTAACCTAGCTAAAAGCAGTTCAGCAAATAACTAATGTATTTTACTGATAAAAAATGCGGTTGTTTCTAGATAAGATCCACAACAGTGGAACCTATTAGCATATGTTTAGAAAAATCTTTCattgtttcaattttgtttttcttagttGAAAGGATCTTTCTTTTGTGCTCAAAAACCACCTCAAAGTAATAGACTTCGCATTCGCCGGTGACGTAAAACTCTCAAGGCCATTCCATCACTACAACTTGCTCCAATAAATAAGAGCCTGACTTAATTATCAGACCCTTAGAATTTACATGCCTATGAATTGCTCCAATTAAATGGCACCAAATGAATGGGATCGTCATGTTTTGTGTAACTAGAATCGTTCATAGGAATGCAATTTATATGCATTACTTCTCataattgcaaaaaataaataattcactttgtcaaaaaaaaaaaatcatatttgtcGTTCAAAAGCTTGTTTTAATGCTCGATTAAATGGAAGGCGACCATGCTGAAATCAATGGTGTACCCCAACTTGGTTGAACTAATGCACAGTACAATGAATATAGAAACCATGGAAATTTCTAAGGAGTTAAGAGTAGGGGATGGAAAATTCCCTGGTCCTAAATCATCTtaccttttcttgtttctatgaTGCTAAAATATGAACGTTGTACTTTCATGGTTTTGGGTGTGCATAAAacattcaaatcgaatatagtcttaattatatctatttttttcacatttttaaaatcagatttagatttcaatgcaaacaaagaaaagtcatataagtaccaaaatctaaaatttgatttcacaatttgGATCCGATCTTCGGATATGAATTCTGAACAGAATctgtttgattttcaaaatataccAGCATTGGATATAggttatttatttaaaactaaatccgattggatatttatgtttATCTGATCGGATGttcggatgtcattttttaaatctgaagcCAATCCGATTTCTTgattgaatattaattttttttttctatatcctAGTTTTTCAAAACAGCTCGGTCAGATATGTggttcaaatcaaatatattggcATCCCTATTCAGAATTCTAGTTCAAATCAAATGCTTTCGGAATTTGGCAACCGATAAAGTGTTACTGAAACGTTTGTGGAGGCCAGATGTGAGGAGTGGCACTACTCTATGAAATTTTCTTCCTATTGTAAGTCTGGTTCTCTGTAATACGGTTCTTTCAGCTAAGTCAATTTCCCTGCTGCTGGCTGAGTAGAAGGTTTCTGGGAACTCTTTTTTGAGGTTTTGCTTTCTGCAGTTCTTTGTTCatcctttcattctttttctgtttcttcttttaacAAGTGAAAGGGTACTCTCTCCGGCTTGATTCATGGGAAGGGATCTCTGGTCTTCAATCCGACCAACATGACATCTGGTGGTACACACACAGCAGGCCTAATGGCTGTTAATTTGACGATGCCATTATCAAATTACTATATCTGCTCCTAATTTAACTGTATTATGAAGAagctgtttggcaacagtagTAATATGTTGttattgttttctaaattttctCAACTTACGTCAGAAAAACATCTGCTTTTCTCACTAagtacatgtttttttaatgtgaaacaAAAACTCAAGCCGCCTTTTCTATGAAAACTGGATTTAACTTTTTATAGACCTCGTTTTATAGGCCGATCGATGTCTTCTAAACATCAAAGTGAGTATATATTAATATGATAGATCAAACCAGCTAGTTGCAGTGGCATAGCCATGTGGCCTAGTGCCGGCAGTTGCCTACACAAGCTCACATAAATTGGTTTGTTACATGTCCGTGTTTCACAGTCTTTCATTAATTATTTGAAGAATTaactctttttaaaaattttagaatttggGTTACTATATATCAGTGTCCTCAATAAAAATTTTCAGCCTTCAACCCCCAAAAGGCAAACCAGCTGATAAAGTTTTATTGTAGAAagaattctttcatttttcaggtgTCTTCGACATAATATTCAAGTAGTTGGCTTTTGTAATTTAAGTGGTTTGGATCCATTTCAAGAGTAGATATGGGTTATGGGTATTACTAAAATCTTACTTTTTTaactaaaatgttttttttaacttgcaaCATTAATTTGAGTTCTGCATCCTCAAAAAGTTCTTATGATACCAAAGCTGGTCTCTTCTAAAGAACCTtataaatcacaagttttagCTTCAGAGAAAGATGAAAAACGTAAAATTCCAATTTAAAttgcatataaatgtatatCCTTTATTAAcccattttttaaatgttccCTTAGATAATTTATCGGCAGCGGGTGTTCCCAGAACTTGTCTTCTGCCGAGACGTATCTATCTTTCGCACCCTGTTCACCTCCAACAGAAAATTGTGGCTACCAAAATGCCTCATGATTCTTTGTGTGGCTTAGGAACGTTACCAGATAGGATACCACGATCTCTTTGCAGTTTGTACTGCTTGTTGTACTTGGAAAAACGTCGAAAGAAGAGGAGAGGAGCCGTTCTGGAGTGAGGAAGATTTCCAGCCATTGGAGCAattcttctcttatctgtctctCCTGcatcctccttcttctcctctctaGGGGGAAAGAgggggggaaagagagagatggccCTTGTTAGGCAACAATTCATACTGGGTGGTTGCCGCCACCAATGCCACAGCCATGATAGCAACACCAATTACAACAAGGAGGAGAAAAGAACGACGAAAATGACAAGGGGAGCGGTCAGaatccctccttcctcctcctcccagtCTTTCGCTTCCTCATTTTCAGCATCGAGGGGACTAACAGCAGCAACAAAAGCATCGGCCGCCTCTGCTGTCTGTGTGACACTGAGCACCAGTGGCACTTCTGCGGAGGGCATCGCAGGGGACATCAGGTGGGGATGGAGCTGCTTGCAGGGGCCGAGGTCCGAGATGGAAGATGACGTTGTCGTTCGCTCCGATTCTCTTCACGGCTTCGACTATGCCGCCGTCTTCGACGGGCACGCTGGATTTTCATCGGTTCAGTTCTTGAGGTGATCCCCTCTCTCATTGGGTTTCATCACCAACGACGTTGTCGATTCCTGCTTTCTTGCCTTCTTGCTTTGGTGGTCTTCCGTTTAATGTctatatagtttctttttccatttctggTGGTCACTGATTAGAATTATAGAATCGAACagaatgaaactaaaaaattaaCACGACTAGATTTAGTTCATAGTTTAATGTTTCAGTGGATTCATCGCCATCCACCTTTATCAACAAGAGGAGAGACCGATCCATGATAAAACATCAACTTacatgaacaagagaaagaagacaGTCCATCGTCCGAATCAGTTGGAAAGAACATGTAGGATGTGCAAAGAATAACGAGGCAGTTAATTCTGTTACCAATCAAAATTGGACACTAAATTAGACACTATATGTAGGGCGAAAGCTCAAGCATGCTTGGACCTGGGATATACGCTCTGGTTTTGTTTATAACAGCTTGATAAAGTCAGCCAAAGTTAATCAGGAATTTTGTCTGAAATATTAAAATGTGTTGTCCTTTGGCTTTTAGTCTATCTCAATGGAACtgcataaaaatatatattcatgCAAAAAATGCGTAGAGAAAGCTTACTACATGCATATAATACATAAGCATAAATTTGCTCCAATATGTGTCTGCAGTCTGCACTAACCTTTGAACGACGCTTGCTTTGCTAGTTTCAGGTTAACCGTTTCTCAAATCTACGGAACTTTAACTCATTCACTTACGAGAACTGCACTTCGTAAAAAGATATGAAGCATTTGAGACCTCATTTTCTGCCTTGTTATTACACTCAGGGATGAATTGTACAAGGAGTGTTCTGCATCTTTGCAAGGGGGATTGCTTCTGAAACGTAAAGATTTCACTACCCTAAGTAAAGCAATACAGACAGCTT
Coding sequences:
- the LOC116255524 gene encoding fasciclin-like arabinogalactan protein 13, coding for MASPSSSSPLLFLSLCLSAALLFSGASATTNITGILSKAGQFSVLIQLLNTTQVGIQLTNEINNSYQGMTLFAPNDGAFNSLESGFLNNLTQENQVKLLMFHVLSKFYTWDDFRSISNPVITQASGSDGPYGLKFTYISNQQVNVSSDAVTTTFTNAVNLTKPLAIYEISKVLYPKDKFNAPLAPASSPSEQNATTKAGAPSSVTSSKGSSSDSSKSAAASVRGQWSNFMGSLFAVVGMACIGFMI